The sequence below is a genomic window from Streptomyces sp. NBC_00289.
AGTGGTGGTAGAGCTGGAGTTCCTGTTCCGGTGAGAGGTGCCGGCCGACGCCGAAGTCGGGGGCGTCTCTGATCAGGGCACGTTTGAACGGGACGTGCAGGGTGCCCTCGATCAGCTTGCTGGGCTCCAGGGGCACGAAGGCGTCCCTGCTGAACAGTCCGGTGCGTATGGCTGCCCACTCCGGTACCCCGGTCGCGTCGTCGAGGTACACCTCGTCGATCGTGCCGATCTTGGTCCCGTCGCGGTCGAACGCCTTGCGGCCGATCAGGTGGCGCGGATCGATGTCGGTCTGCACGGGCCCTCCATGTGGTCGCAACCCATCCCTAAGCACTACAAAAGAGCACTTTCGAGGAGGTGGCCACTCGAAAGTACGGGCGTTGACCTCGCTGGTAGGCTGGCAAGCGGCTGCTGACCCTGTGCGGGAGAGTCCTCCAGACATCGTGGAGGCGCCGAAGGAGCAAATCCTCCCCGGAATCTCTCAGGCCCCCGTACCGCACGGACGAGGTCACTCTGGAAAGCAGGGCGGATGTCTAAGGCTTCCGTCCTCACCGACGGTGAAAGCCGGGAGTGCCTGCGGGCGGCCCGGTGAAGCTCTCAGGTTGAGATGACAGAGGGGGAGGCCGTCGGGGTACCCGTGCCGGGGTACCCCTCGAAGGTCGCGTCAGACCAGGAGGCCTCCGCAATGACCGCCCATCGCGTTCCGCTTACCGAGCTCGAACAGGGAATCCCCTTCGAGCAGCGCCACATCGGCCCCGACCACGAGGCCCGGGCCAAGATGCTCGCGCAGGTGGGTTACGGCTCCCTCGACGAGCTCACGGCCGCCGCGGTCCCGGATGTGATCAAGAACGCCGACGCGCTGGACCTGCCGGGCGCCCGGACCGAGGCCGAGGTGCTGGCGGAGCTGCGTGAGCTGGCCGACCACAACCAGGTCCTGGCCCCGATGATCGGGCTCGGGTACCACGGGACCTTCACGCCGCCGGTGATCCTGCGCAACGTGATGGAGAACCCGGCCTGGTACACGGCCTACACGCCCTACCAGCCGGAGATCTCCCAGGGGCGGCTCGAGGCCCTGCTGAACTTCCAGACCATGGTCGCCGACCTGACCGGGCTGCCGACCTCCGGTGCCTCGCTGCTCGACGAGGGCACCGCGGCCGCCGAGGCGGTGGCGCTCTCACGGCGTATGGGCAAGAACAAGAAGGGCCTCTTCCTGGTCGACGCGGACGCGCTGCCGCAGACCATCGCCGTGATCGAGACCCGGGCCGAGCCGGCCGGCGTCGAGGTCGTCGTCGCGGACCTGAGCGAGGGCATCCCGGCCGAGATCGCCGGACGGGAGATCAACGGTGTGCTCCTGCAGTACCCGGGCGCCTCCGGTGCCGTACGCGACCTCAAGCCGGTCATCGACCAGGCGCACCAGCTCGGCGCGCTCGTCACCGTGGCCGCCGACCTGCTCGCGCTCACACTGCTGAAGTCGCCGGGTGAACTCGGCGCGGATATCGCGGTCGGGACGACCCAGCGCTTCGGTGTGCCGATGGGCTTCGGCGGGCCGCACGCCGGCTACATGGCGGTGCGCGAGACGTTCGCGCGCAGCCTGCCCGGCCGACTCGTGGGCGTCTCCGTGGACGCCGACGGCCACAGGGCCTACCGGCTCGCCCTGCAGACCCGTGAGCAGCACATCCGCCGTGAGAAGGCCACGAGCAACATCTGCACCGCCCAGGTGCTGCTCGCCGTGATGGCCGGAATGTACGCCGTCTACCACGGCCCGGACGGCCTCAAGGGCATCGCCCGGCGCACGCACCGCTACGCCGCGATCCTCGCCGCGGGGCTGGAGGCCGGTGGGGTCGAGCTCGTGCACGGCGCCTACTTCGACACCGTCACCGCCAAGGTCCCGGGCCGTGCCGCGGAGATCGTCACCGCCGCCCGCGAGCAGGGCGTCAACCTGCACCTCGTCGATGCCGACCACGTGTCGATCACCTGTGACGAGACCACCGCGCGGGCCCAGGTCGGCGCGGTGTGGAGCGCGTTCGCGGTCGAGGGTGACATCGAGGCGCTGGACGCGGCGACGGCGGAGGTCCTGCCGGACGCGCTGCTGCGCACCGACGACTACCTGACCCACCCGGTCTTCCACGAGCACCGCTCCGAGACGGCGATGCTCCGCTACCTGCGCCGGCTCGCCGACCGGGACTACGCGCTCGACCGCGGCATGATCCCGCTGGGCTCCTGCACCATGAAGCTCAACGCGACCACCGAGATGGAGCCCGTCACCTGGCCCGAGTTCGGCCAGCTGCACCCCTTCGCGCCCGCCGAGCAGGCTCAGGGCTACCTGACCCTCATCCGTGAGCTGGAGGAGCGTCTGGCCGAGGTCACCGGCTACGACAACGTGTCGCTCCAGCCCAACGCCGGTTCGCAGGGCGAGCTGGCGGGGCTGCTCGCCGTACGCGGATACCACCGTGCCAACGGCGACGAGCAGCGCACCGTCTGCCTCATCCCGTCCTCCGCGCACGGCACCAACGCCGCCAGTGCGGTCATGGCCGGCATGAAGGTCGTCGTCGTGAAGACCGCCGAGGACGGCGAGATCGACGTAGCGGACCTGCGGGCGAAGATCGAGCAGTACCGCGACGAGCTGTCGGTGCTGATGATCACGTACCCGTCGACGCACGGCGTCTTCGAGGAGCACGTCGCCGACATCTGCGCCCAGGTGCACGAGGCGGGCGGCCAGGTGTACGTCGACGGCGCCAACCTCAACGCGCTGGTGGGGCTGGCCAAGCCGGGGCACTTCGGCGGTGACGTCTCGCACCTCAACCTGCACAAGACGTTCTGCATCCCGCACGGCGGCGGCGGCCCGGGCGTCGGCCCGGTCGGTGTGCGCGCGCACCTGGCGCCGTACCTGCCGAACCACCCGATGCAGCCGGCCGCCGGCCCGGAGACCGGCGTCGGTCCCATCTCCGCCGCGCCCTGGGGCTCTGCGGGCATCCTGCCGATCTCGTGGGCGTACATCCGGCTCATGGGTGGCGAGGGGCTGAAGCGGGCCACGCAGGTGGCCGTGCTGAGCGCCAACTACATCGCCAAGCGGCTCGAGCCGCACTACCCGGTGCTCTACACCGGCCCCGGCGGCCTGGTCGCGCACGAGTGCATCATCGACCTGCGGCCGCTCACCAAGGCGACCGGCGTCAGCGTGGACGACGTGGCCAAGCGACTGATCGACTACGGCTTCCACGCGCCGACGATGTCGTTCCCGGTGGCCGGGACGCTGATGATCGAGCCGACCGAGTCCGAGGACCTGATCGAGCTCGACCGCTTCTGCGAGGCGATGATCGCCATCCGTGCGGAGATCGAGAAGGTCGGCGCGGGCGAGTGGCCCGCGGCCGACAACCCGTTGCGGAACGCCCCGCACACCGCCGCCGCGCTGGGCGGCGACTGGGAGCACGCGTACACCCGCGAGGAGGCCGTGTTCCCGGCCGGTGTCGCGGTGGCGGACAAGTACTGGCCGCCGGTGCGCCGGATCGACCAGGCCTTCGGCGACCGGAACCTGGTCTGCTCCTGCCCGCCGCTGGACGCGTACGAGGACTGAGCACGCGGCAGGTGAAGGGCGCTGCCCGGGCCGGTATGGCCCGGGCAGCGCCCTTCACCTCTCTCACCCGGTCGAGAGGGAGAGCTCGGTCGACTTGATCAGGGCGGCCACGGGCGTGCCGGCGGACAGACCGAGGTCGGTGACGGCGTCGGTGGTGATCGCGGCGGTCAGTTCACCGCCTTCGACCGTCACCTTCACGGAGGCCATGGCACCGCCGGTGACGATCTCCCGCACGGTGCCGGGCAGCCGGTTGCGGATCGAGAGGCCCTCGACGCGGCCGGTGGCCAGTGAGACCTCCGTCGACTTCACCAGAGCCAGTACGGCCGTGCCCGTGGCGAGGCCGAGTTCCTCGACCGCCTCGCGGGTGATCGCCGCGGTGAGGTCCTGCCCTCCGGCCAGGCCGACCCTGATGGTGGCCATGACCTCGCCGGCCGTGATGGCGGTGACGGTGCCGGGGAGCTGATTGCGAATGCTCAGGCTGCTCAGGCTCATGGTGTGCGCGCCTCGCTGACGGTGGGGGCGGTGCCCTGGAGGGTTTCGGGGAGGTCCCCACCGTAGTCGGAAAGGCGGCTTATGCCGGGTACGCATGGGTTTGCGTCGCCTCGGGATCGCTCAGACGCGGTCGATGTGTACGTTTGTCGACTTCACGCGGGCCGTGGCCTCCATCCCGACCTCCAGGCCCAGTTCCTCCACGGCCTCCCTGGTCAGCAGGGAGACCAGCCGGTGCGGGCCGGCCTGGATCTCGACCTGGGCCGCCACGTCACCGAGCTTGATCGCGGTCACGATGCCGGGGAAGGCGTTGCGCACGGAGGTGTGGGAGACGGCTTCCTCCTCGCCGCCCCCGGTCCTGGCCAGCTCGACCGAGAACGCGGCCAGGTCGTGGCCCTCGATGAGTCGCCGCCCGCCCTCGTCGCGATGGGTCGCCACCCGGCCCGCGTCCGCCCAGCGCCGAGCGGTGTCCGGGCTCACGCCGAGCAGCCGCGCCGCCTGGCCGATCGTGTAGGACTGCATGGCGATCACGATAGGGGCTGAACCCGGGTGTGAGGGGCGTGGGGGCGGCCGCAGGTGGCGTGCGGTGCGGTAGCGGATGTCGCCTCCGTGCGTGGGGTCGCTCAGGCGGTGTGGACACGGGGGCGGCGGCTGCGGTCCGGTTCCGCCTCGCGCAGGACCTCGCGGGTGACCGGGGCGACCTCGCCCTGGCCGAAGAGGAAGAAGCGCAGGAAGTTGGCGAACGGGTTGCCCTCGGTCCACTCGAAGTAGATGTGCGGGGTGCACCGGGTCGAGTCGCGGACGTGCAGGAGCAGGGCGGCCAGGGCGTTGGGGATGGAGGAGGACTCCAGGGTCAGGACGCGGT
It includes:
- the gcvP gene encoding aminomethyl-transferring glycine dehydrogenase yields the protein MTAHRVPLTELEQGIPFEQRHIGPDHEARAKMLAQVGYGSLDELTAAAVPDVIKNADALDLPGARTEAEVLAELRELADHNQVLAPMIGLGYHGTFTPPVILRNVMENPAWYTAYTPYQPEISQGRLEALLNFQTMVADLTGLPTSGASLLDEGTAAAEAVALSRRMGKNKKGLFLVDADALPQTIAVIETRAEPAGVEVVVADLSEGIPAEIAGREINGVLLQYPGASGAVRDLKPVIDQAHQLGALVTVAADLLALTLLKSPGELGADIAVGTTQRFGVPMGFGGPHAGYMAVRETFARSLPGRLVGVSVDADGHRAYRLALQTREQHIRREKATSNICTAQVLLAVMAGMYAVYHGPDGLKGIARRTHRYAAILAAGLEAGGVELVHGAYFDTVTAKVPGRAAEIVTAAREQGVNLHLVDADHVSITCDETTARAQVGAVWSAFAVEGDIEALDAATAEVLPDALLRTDDYLTHPVFHEHRSETAMLRYLRRLADRDYALDRGMIPLGSCTMKLNATTEMEPVTWPEFGQLHPFAPAEQAQGYLTLIRELEERLAEVTGYDNVSLQPNAGSQGELAGLLAVRGYHRANGDEQRTVCLIPSSAHGTNAASAVMAGMKVVVVKTAEDGEIDVADLRAKIEQYRDELSVLMITYPSTHGVFEEHVADICAQVHEAGGQVYVDGANLNALVGLAKPGHFGGDVSHLNLHKTFCIPHGGGGPGVGPVGVRAHLAPYLPNHPMQPAAGPETGVGPISAAPWGSAGILPISWAYIRLMGGEGLKRATQVAVLSANYIAKRLEPHYPVLYTGPGGLVAHECIIDLRPLTKATGVSVDDVAKRLIDYGFHAPTMSFPVAGTLMIEPTESEDLIELDRFCEAMIAIRAEIEKVGAGEWPAADNPLRNAPHTAAALGGDWEHAYTREEAVFPAGVAVADKYWPPVRRIDQAFGDRNLVCSCPPLDAYED
- a CDS encoding molybdopterin-binding protein, yielding MQSYTIGQAARLLGVSPDTARRWADAGRVATHRDEGGRRLIEGHDLAAFSVELARTGGGEEEAVSHTSVRNAFPGIVTAIKLGDVAAQVEIQAGPHRLVSLLTREAVEELGLEVGMEATARVKSTNVHIDRV
- a CDS encoding molybdopterin-binding protein, with the protein product MSLSSLSIRNQLPGTVTAITAGEVMATIRVGLAGGQDLTAAITREAVEELGLATGTAVLALVKSTEVSLATGRVEGLSIRNRLPGTVREIVTGGAMASVKVTVEGGELTAAITTDAVTDLGLSAGTPVAALIKSTELSLSTG
- a CDS encoding PRC-barrel domain-containing protein, whose product is MQTDIDPRHLIGRKAFDRDGTKIGTIDEVYLDDATGVPEWAAIRTGLFSRDAFVPLEPSKLIEGTLHVPFKRALIRDAPDFGVGRHLSPEQELQLYHHYGLDVAEPPPFPDHDFGKLAGSDES